The sequence below is a genomic window from Variovorax paradoxus B4.
CGCTGGCCGGGTGGCCATGTCGCGTGTCTCGACGTTGAAAGAACACTGTGAGCGGGCCTCTTGTCTAGAAAACGGGCTTGCTGCACCACCCAAGGATAAATCATGGTCGTCATTCGACTCTCCCGCGGCGGCTCCAAAGGCCGTCCGTTCTTCAACATCGTCGTGTCGGACAAGCGCGTTCGCCGCGATGGCCGCTTCATCGAGCGCCTGGGTTTCTACAACCCGACCGCCAAGGAAAACGAAGAAAGCATCCGCATTGCCCAGGACCGCCTGGCCTACTGGAAGAGCGTTGGCGCACAAGCTTCGCCCACGGTCCTGCGCCTGATCAAGCAAGCTGCAGCCGCAGCACCCAAGGCGGCAGCCTAAGCTGCCCGGCACGGTGATGTTGCCCGCACTCGAAGCCGCCGAATTGCCGGCGGATGCGATCGAGGTAGGACGCATCGCCGATGCATGGGGCATCAAGGGCTGGTTCAAGGTCCTGCCCCACAGCGCCCAGCCCGAGGCGCTTTTTTCTTCCAAGCGCTGGTTCCTGCAGGCTCCCGGAGCCTCGGCAACCGCGGCTTTCCGGCTCGCGATCCGCGAAGCCAAGGAACATTCCGACTGCATCGTCGCCTCGTCCGAGGACGTGCCCGACCGCAATGCGGCCGAGGCGCTTCGCGGCGCGCGCGTGTTCGTGCCGCGCTCGAGCTTTCCGACGGCCGGCGACGACGAGTACTACTG
It includes:
- the rpsP gene encoding 30S ribosomal protein S16 → MVVIRLSRGGSKGRPFFNIVVSDKRVRRDGRFIERLGFYNPTAKENEESIRIAQDRLAYWKSVGAQASPTVLRLIKQAAAAAPKAAA
- the rimM gene encoding ribosome maturation factor RimM (Essential for efficient processing of 16S rRNA): MLPALEAAELPADAIEVGRIADAWGIKGWFKVLPHSAQPEALFSSKRWFLQAPGASATAAFRLAIREAKEHSDCIVASSEDVPDRNAAEALRGARVFVPRSSFPTAGDDEYYWVDLIGLAVVNREGVALGTVRELLATGPQTTLVLAAEEDGKAIERMVPFVSVFVDKVDLAGRLITVDWQPDF